From Amphritea atlantica, a single genomic window includes:
- a CDS encoding SUF system Fe-S cluster assembly regulator encodes MLRISKFTDYGTVILALMAHNPASTHSAASVARQVGLPGSTVSKLLKMMSRSGLLTSCRGKQGGYTLAKAPQEISLAEVVEALEGPIGVTECSRQNGLCQLESHCAIRRQWQGVNGVILNALQHVSLAALLHPPVMTKADAINTNAGTAACTAESI; translated from the coding sequence ATGTTGCGCATCAGCAAGTTTACTGACTATGGCACCGTGATCCTGGCCCTCATGGCACATAACCCGGCGTCCACCCACAGCGCCGCCAGTGTCGCACGACAGGTTGGCCTGCCCGGCAGTACCGTCAGTAAGCTGCTGAAGATGATGAGCCGTAGCGGTTTGCTGACATCCTGCCGCGGCAAACAGGGTGGCTACACCCTGGCAAAGGCACCGCAGGAAATCTCTCTGGCAGAGGTGGTCGAGGCGCTGGAAGGCCCGATAGGCGTGACGGAGTGCAGCCGCCAGAACGGCTTGTGCCAGTTAGAGTCCCACTGCGCGATTCGTCGCCAATGGCAGGGGGTCAATGGCGTCATCCTCAACGCGCTGCAACACGTCAGTCTGGCGGCTCTGCTGCACCCGCCAGTCATGACAAAGGCCGATGCCATTAACACAAACGCAGGCACAGCGGCCTGCACGGCAGAGAGTATTTAA
- a CDS encoding CPBP family intramembrane metalloprotease yields MASGKQRISGYRMVYLALVFEGGLVGIALGLGWLLDTPAFAQFQLSWRGVSQGVLATLPILLLVLCAGFLEYPPVKDLFRLSRAHIIRLFSDASLLDLALVAGVAGLGEEVLFRGVIQMSLAVHFGPLAGVLIAALLFGLVHSLSLAYVISATLIGIYLGCLLLICDNLLVPIITHGLYDFIVLVVLIRRD; encoded by the coding sequence ATGGCGTCAGGAAAACAGCGCATAAGCGGTTATCGGATGGTGTATCTGGCGCTGGTGTTCGAAGGAGGGCTGGTTGGCATTGCTCTGGGGCTGGGGTGGCTACTGGATACGCCAGCATTTGCGCAATTCCAGCTGAGCTGGCGCGGCGTTAGCCAGGGCGTACTGGCGACATTGCCGATATTGCTGCTGGTGCTGTGTGCGGGTTTTCTCGAATACCCGCCCGTTAAGGATTTGTTTCGCTTAAGTCGCGCGCACATCATCCGGCTCTTCAGTGATGCCTCACTACTGGATCTGGCGCTGGTGGCCGGTGTCGCCGGTCTGGGTGAGGAAGTGCTGTTTCGCGGCGTGATACAAATGTCCCTTGCGGTTCACTTTGGCCCTCTGGCCGGTGTTTTGATCGCGGCACTATTGTTCGGTCTGGTACATAGCCTCTCGCTGGCTTACGTCATCAGTGCAACGCTGATCGGTATCTACCTGGGTTGCCTGCTGCTCATCTGTGACAACCTGTTAGTGCCGATTATTACCCATGGGCTGTACGATTTCATCGTGCTGGTTGTGCTTATTAGAAGAGATTAG